The DNA segment tcacataataataacagctgccATCGAAAGcagaaatgtcaaacatgattgaaattgaaacagtagcgatcatcaacattattttcttcatctgatctaaagtaaccagattatagtaagattcacatcaatgtgtcagcattgtttgaaaggggagcattgatgctactaatgaggaatactgacagtcaacgaaatGTTAACTTATACATATTCTCCaaatttttatcgaaagctacctcatattttctttggtaaaacaatcaatgtttgggaataattgattcatgggaaaagcgtcTTACTTCTATGCAAGATATTTTCACATTAGGAAAAGTAGCAACAGCTATTTGTCCGTTTtgataaataacccctttctttcgcccaagttaaattgtggccgaatttcctcattcttcacaaacagattccacaactgacacttctgaagtttttaaaatacccctttaagcagttttcgcgatctgtcggatatacaaacaaaattagtcttgatagaataggatcaattgataaaagcaactcccgtcataaaagtttgttttatgaaaaatagaaattatctatactcccaggaatagctctgattgaagcagcagtgcccaatcaattttttctcgataaatgcattttaattaattcttcaacttggtgccaagcCAATGAAATAATCTCAACTTAATGATAACCTGACAAAATCATTAATTGGTCGCCAATGATCAACTGTTTCgaataggtactctctctagattatagttctatagtaacatatgatatggacatttcaattataattaagagattgggagaagaagaatattcatgctaaaagacgaactttaaacactacttgaaaaccacccttagagttggaatatcgtcaaaagatttcttagtgagcacctaggacgtatgaGGAAGCTGTAttctaagttttgttgcaatccatccagtagttttccagaaatcgtgatcagttaGTCAgcgagataagaattttataagtatagatttaGATCGTTATATTAGTCCATTTATAATACTTCATTTTACTAATTCCTTGCCTAGAATCAAAACTCACATTATCCATTTTTGACGAAATTTAGTTAGCACTGGATTCCTACAGAAAAAGATGCGAGAAATTCAATGGTGCTAATAGTTCTTCTCTAAAATCACATTATCCCACATAAAATGGAACCAAAAGTTGTGGGTTAGTATCAAAACTGACAATATCCGTAGGATAATGTGAGTTTTGTCAGTTAGGCAGCTGTAGCCAATGAGAAAGCAGCATTCAGGTCATGTGACTCCTGTCAAACATCATTGTAGCAAAGCAGTCCATAGCTGCAGAATATTCGAGTATTGAGTGGTTAGAATCTTTATTAGagtcaatttattttattgtgctAGAATCTTTTGTTCAATGGATATCTCAGTGACGCCAGTGCAGAGTAATGAGAGAGCTAGAAAACCTAAAAAGTCACCATTGCAGTGGAAGAAAGCTAAATTGAAGACAGAACGGTAAGTTTCAGTATAACTACAAACCATGCTTTCATCCCTTGTTCTGTTTTAGATTCTTGTAATTTCTCTAATTATTGCATAACAGATGATACAATTTCTAAATAGGAATGATTGTGGGAGCTTTCACTTTTTAAACTAAGCCacttaaaattaatataacttACTAAGCCAGAAGAGAGCAAACAAATTAGGCATAACCTAAAAGTTGCTTTCTTTGGTTTTAGGTACAAGCCCAAGAGTATGCCGGACAAACCAACTTGTGGACACAACAGTCAATCCTTTCAATGTTGTTCGCTTGATATGTGTgatttgaaaaagtttcattctttattctatAAAAAGACAGAAAAAGAATATCAGGATCATTTCGTTTTAAAATATGTTGAGATTGTGAATGTGAGGAGAAGGCGTCCAAATCAACggaaaaatcaaaatgaagtatCCAAGTACAAGAAACAAATGAGGAGTACACGTTATtttgtattaaataaaaagaaggAGAGGGTATATCTGGGCATATCCAGATTCAGagtcaataatattacaaaaacattCCATGAACAGGGCTTTATAACTGAGAAAAGGGGAGGTTTTAAGAGGACAGCAGAATTTGCTCCAAAAAAGATTAATGTcatgaagtttattgaaaaattgcagTGCATTGAGAGCCACTATTGTCGAAAAGAGAGTAATAGAAAATATTTGTCCTCTGATTTGAGTATCAAGAAATTGTTCATGATGTATTCAGCTGAAAATGGAAATGTACCTGTCAAGGAATCATACTTCCGTAACATTTTCAATACCAACTATAATTTGGGTTTTCGTTCTCCTCGAACTGATGTTTGTTCTACGTGCTTGTGCCTACAAGAAAAAATCAAAGCTGAAAGTGATCCAGGTAGAAAGTCTAACTTGTTGATTGAGAAACGTGTACATAAATTGCGTGCAAAAGcgttctataataaactccagGACACAGACGAAAATCTTCTTATCTTATCCTTCGACTGTCAGAAAAATCTTCCAATCCCCAAATTGCCAGACCAATCAACTTATTATTCAAGACAAATTTATGTACAGAATTTTTCAGTTGTGAGAGGTCATAGTAAGTCACAGTTGAACAAGGAATCAGTCACTTCTTATTGCTGGACAGAGAATAAATTCGACAAAGATTCAAACACCATCGCTTCATGTGTTTTTGACACCTTGAAATCTATTGATTTGACCCCCTACAATAGGATTAGACTGATATCTGACGGGTGCGGCggacaaaataaaaatagcatttTTATAGGAATGTGTAGCTTCTGGTTGAGTTCTGTGGCACCAAGTAACATTgaagaaattgaggtacctagTATATCCCGTTACAGGGCACAGTTTCCTTCCAGCAGACAGGGTTTTTGggaacattgaaaaaattttgaaaaagaaagaagtCATAACTACTTATGAAGAAGTATACGATATTATATCTGAGCATGCAACTATAAAAATCCTTGGAAAAGACTGTGAAGTAGctgattttaaaaatgtagtTAAAAGAAACATGAAAGATACCCAAAAATGGCCTTTTAAAATCTCCCAATGTAAACGCATTTACATAAAAGCTCGAAAAAATGCACGAAATAAAGTTCTGGTCAGAGGTGAGCCCACGTATGTAAGTGATTTGTCTGATAAGTATTGGAACctaatgaaaaatggtaaaaAACCTAATCCGGACTTGAATCCTGACATTATAGAAGAGAAAAATTATCTTGCGGAGGAGAAAAAAAAGATGTCGACAAACTACTTAAAAAACATTTTGGTGAGGATTGGCGACTCATCGATAATCTGGAGTTCTATAAGAAAGCAATAGACAATAAT comes from the Nilaparvata lugens isolate BPH chromosome 1, ASM1435652v1, whole genome shotgun sequence genome and includes:
- the LOC120351161 gene encoding uncharacterized protein LOC120351161 is translated as MDISVTPVQSNERARKPKKSPLQWKKAKLKTERYKPKSMPDKPTCGHNSQSFQCCSLDMCDLKKFHSLFYKKTEKEYQDHFVLKYVEIVNVRRRRPNQRKNQNEVSKYKKQMRSTRYFVLNKKKERNAQRLQTHKVGKRKRSFDEASHHKKGSEL